GTGGAGAGTCCAATAAGTTATGATTAATTTTAActcttaatttatttgacatcGCACAAATTAAAGTGACACTCTTATAGATAACACCTTAAGCCTTTTTATCGCAAATGTTCGAATTTGACTAGTGCTTGTTTACTTTTAGTAAGTTGAGTTTGATGAAGATAGGAGAATaactattatataataattttaataatggcattttattgtttattttttccaGGCTTTCAATTAAATCGTGAGATTATAAAAAATTAAGACAGTCGATCAGTCAAATGCATATACAGCGATTTCTTTAAATGAAGTCATTGATCTCAGTATTTAGTATGAggattaatatttatttcaaacctcTAAAAGAAGCGAAAGGCAAAAATATGTATACGCTACATAGTCATGTAAGGTAAACACATAACTTCTTCAACAtttgtaaacaattattgtaaTGTACTGTAAGTGTAAGTGTATGTGTTGTTCCCAGTAAAAGTAATAGCTTATCCCAAAAAAACTCATGCAGTTCATGGTCAATGCCAATCAAACAATTTAGTATGTAAAACCCGAGCAAATATGTTAGCAAAAACGATGGattataaatagaaatacatCTCCAATATAAGCAATATAATTTACACGCAAAGGTAATTCAAGTTTTTTGAAACACAATCTTACATAGTGCATGCGTACATTACGGAATTCATTTACATCAGGTATAAAAACGACATCGAAATACATTTGCGCACtattttcattcatttaaatAAGGAATGTATACatctaaataatatattataatatgataACTAAATATATTTGCTCAAAACAGCTCATGTTCGTTTATAGCATGAACATATAAGATCCACACACATGGGCACACACTTCAATTGATGTATCTCCTCCAAATCAAAATGTATGTGAGCAATATCCCATACTTATAAAAccggaaaaaaataaaatcaatatacatTTGGATCATTTACAGTTATCACATCTCCGGGAAAATAAAACCACTACTCTATACATGTGATCAATACACAGTAATTTAATAGTTGAAGGAAAAGATACAGTAAAACTATATGTACACAATATTCATTTCATTTATGTCAGAACCAACAATATACGTTTGACAGTTATACAgttatgtaatataaaaaatcaaaatacatgttcactatataatgttatttttgtaaaaaacaaaaactaaacaaaatcaaaacacaTGTACTCAGTAGTTGATTCCATTTCAGGAAAACTGAGCCAACAAAAATGTACATAGATTTACATCAGGAAAACATCTAAATACTTACTTTATATATAcattcattaaattaatatatatatctcCAGTACATCGGTTCGATATAGATCATTTATCTCATTAACCAATAATATCGAAATCGATTCTCTCAATATACAGTCAATGTATGCCTAAATGATATATAACAAAGACAGTATAATGCAATGTACCAGTTCATTTATCTCAATGATAAATAACATCGAAACATATATTCAGAAATCTAACGAAAAACTAGCTTCGAGATATATTCGAACTATattcattttttaagtaaaaaggaACAGAGAAATATATGCATGCAATGTGCGTACACTATACAGTCCATTTatcaaagaaatatataaattgttcatgattTATAGTTTGTAGATTTCTACAATAAATAATATCGAAGTACAGAAACATTATATGCAGTTAAATTTTTTTATCACAATACAAGCATGTAAATATTAACACTTCTAATACCGCGTAACGCATTCATCCAGAAGTAACAATATCATGCATGTCAAAAAGATAAAGCGGTATTAAAATACTCTCAAAGCAATCTATGTATTTTAACATCATGCAAAAGCAAACTACTCCATCAGTCGTaagtaatattttgtaatattaaaacaCGACTGAATTTGATTCAGTCAAGTATGTATCCTCGTTATACTACTTAAAGgctaaaataattaaagaaacgGCAAAAAGGTCATTCAAGCgtataaaaacagcaaaataggTATTGGCAAAATTGCTAAAATTGTAACGGAACTGTGGAACTccatatttctaaaaaaaaatattttcagtggaAATAACAAACAACGATGGTCCATGTTGTTCAACACATGGTAGTTTCATTGAAATAAGTATACTTGCTACGGtatgtgattttaaaatgaattgacaAGGGTTGAATTCATTTGTAACGCCATATGATTGTGTTTGTGTCCAACATTTAGCACATTCCGGACTACGAATATTAAGCCAACAGTCTGTTAACTTAAAAAAACGGTTTTAAACTTGAGTGTTGACATTATTCGGCAAACTAGTGCGCCAAAATCGCATTCTATCAATAGAAGAAATTCATCGATTCAAACTGTGACGGCTGTAAACTGAAATCGTCATTAAAACTTTGAGTATTTTGCCGAATAGCATTGCGATTAACGTAAAAATATCAATATACATGCACAGTGTACAGCGTTATTGTACATCaagaataaacataatataaacagAAATCACGAAATTGAagcgtcaaataaatattttattggtAGAATATCCTGTAAGGACATTAAGGAAAAACGCGCACACAACATTAGTCATAAACATCAAAAAACAGATTCCTGTTTGAGAGAATACAAATTTtctaaacatgtttttaaaactaaaaactcAATGTTAATTTGGTATTGTTATTGTGATACATAATTTATACATGCGAATgtaaataagtaaaatattgttttgtttatctttaacaaTATATAATCTTTTTTAAGCGTAGCATGTATACCAGTTGAAGCTCTGTTGGAACTGGTGTTATGTTGCAAGTGACACTCGTTTAACGTAACGGCTACGGCTTGTCCTTTGGTTTCAGTTGAATTGACAGCTTTTCAGTTCTTCGTTTTAGTAACCATCGTCCTTGCTGCTAGTGGTGCTCTGTATTGTGGGACGTCGGACTGAATGCTCATCTCTGTGATTTCTACGTCATCATACTCTTTTGGAAGCACATCACGGTCTGCTATGCGATCATACTCGCTTCCGAGTTGACCACGGGCTGCCAGTGGTTGATAGTCTCTCCCCTGCATAATAAGGTAAGTGTGGTCTAGCTCATGTTCATTACGATACTAGGTTCTATAAATCTATAGAAGATATTTTTCGTTTGTGTGTGCGAAATTCTTTTCAAATATCATCCTGTATGAATAATTACCAAATTAAATACTATATAATTAAGACACTCACAATCTTGGTATTGGTTGCAATCATTTTAATAGCGtctgttttacaattttaatacTATCAGTTGGCAAAGACTATTGAATACTACATTGGCGTTATTTTACAGTTTGAGCGATAATCGTCTGCAGTCCTGGCTTTCATTTACTCAACCGTGCAAAACAAATCAATTTACATGTACATCTTGATTATtctaatatttgaatatttcagttTATAGAAAGAATTTCTATAATTCGTTTTAGTAACCATCGTCCTTGCTGCTAGTGTTGCCCTGTATTGTGGGACGTCAGACTGAAAGCTCGTCTCTGTGATTTCTACGTCATCATACTGTCTTGGAAGCACATCACGGTCTGCTAAGCGATCATACTCGCTTCCGAGTTGACCACGGGCTGCCAGTGGTTGATAGTCTCTCTCCTGCATAATAAGGTAAGTGTGGTCTAGCTCATGTTCATTACGATACCAGGTTCTATTAATCTAGAAGATATTTATCGTTTCGTGTGTGCGCAATTCTTTCAAATATCATCCTGTATGAATAATTACCAAATTAAATACTATATAATTCAGACATTCACAACCTTCGTATAGGTTGCAATCATTTTAATAGCGTCTGTTTTACAATTCAAATACTATCAGTTGGCAAAGACCATTGAATACTACATTTATGTAATTTTACAGTTTGAGCGAGGAATCGTCTGCAGTCCTGGTTTTCATTTACTCAACCGTGCAAAACATATCAATTTACATCTTGAGTATtctaatatttgaatatttcagttTTTAGAAAGAATCAGTCAATTATGTATAGTGGCCATTACAGTAACACATTATTTGGTTTACATGGCGGCTTGGGCGAAATACTGATCATTTGATCGTTTCAGAACAAAATAgaaattaacacaaacacatttccATTATTCTTTTGCTCACTCTCTCGTTGCCTTCTATGTAATcgcttatattttaaacacaccTAAAAATTAAGGAACAGTGGctcactttatatatatatatattcgtctttcccaaatatcttgttgttttattatgGTACAATTGTGTTGTATCATCAACATTACAGGTCGTGTAGAGCAATATCATATaaataactgtttttgttttaatgtgtttcAACGTACCTGAGAGGGAACGCATTGCGTCATGTGGTGGGCGTCTGTCATCGGATAGCTGGGGGTATTACGACTCCTTCGTCTTTTTTTCACAAAGGTTAAAtgtaaattatacaattataaatacaaatgaatacattaaaacatcaataaaaaatgtattaagtaattaaaaataaatatataaatacataatttggaaTCACTTATAACACAAAACAAAATGTGCAAAACAAAGTGAAGGAAGAAGCAGTTATGCTCTTGAAGAAAGCTACAAATTAACATGACTTTTAAAGTTTATAACCAGCAGCAATCGAACTTCCCAAGGCAAAGCTTAAGATACCATTGATGCCTTTAGGAACAAAAAGCAATGGTCAAAATCATCCGTCGTAAGAAGATGAAGGAGAGATAAAAACTACCCCCAATGAATTGCTTTGTGGCGTTACAATTACACACAAAGGAGTTGAAGAAGTTTATTGAGTCTGATGAAAAGAGAAGATGATTGAGCAAGTTGAAAACTTTCAAACCATAACTATTTCAAGATATGCAAATGTAATCAGACACCTTATTTCTACGATCAATACGAATGTTTAATACCTGTGTAATGAACGCTTGCTCGAATAATCATGTATGTTGTGTCGTACATCACattatgaataataattgaattgCATCTGATGTATTAAGTGCACTCGCAGACAGTAAactctttatatttatttcaatatctattatttcttattcaacataaatgtaatatttacaagTAACGTGTAAGCTTACTTCTTTGTTATGATGACAATAACTGCTACAATAACAACAAACACCAAGACGCCGAGCCCAATGCCGATGTACACAGATGTCGACGATTCCGTAGTCGATGAGGGGGTTGATTGTGATTTCGGGGCTTGAGATGTTGACGCCCCTGCATTGTTATTGGAACAAAAAGCAATCATACAGAATCAAAAAGGTGCCTTTTAACAGTTCATATTGCTGCACAAGTAAAACAAGTTCTCTAAGGCGTGACTAGTGACTGACTACGGAACACGTTTTATGTTGCTACTTTTGCAAAAGCTACAGATAATTAAATTTGTGACAAGCTGAAAGAGGGACACATGTGATGGAGGCAGTTGAAGTATAAGTTACCGATCCCGTAATGGACTGTTTGATGGCATACCGTCAGTTTGATAAAGAAATCAAAACGCtgcttgttttttatttgttattaacaatatgttGGTCACACTAAATGGTTTCATTCTAAGATTGTgggaaatattaaatatatgtaagcATGTTGATTTGAAACCTCTTCACGGGGCTGAAGTGAGTAAAATATTCATTTCGACAATATTGCCCTGCAGCTGAAAAAGCACGTAAGTAACAAAATAGCAAAACGATTAAAATCCAATCCATGTATTGGGCCTTCAAAAAACGGCGTAAGTAGAAAACCGCTTTATGAACGATTTTATTGAACATAACCGCGGGTTGTGTGAATAAGGCAGCAATACATTATTAAATCGGTTCAAATATTAATCGAGCGGCCATATGGTTGTACTTGTGAACTGATTTGTATTCTTCTTCTTGGGCAATAATAGCCGATTATTTAACTGAATTATTAAATAACCGAATTCtgctaaaattgtttttaaataaagacaTGTTGCATATTGTGGTTACTACACGACGGTCGACCAAAGCATATCGCTTTGAAAATGTGAATCATTCCAACGAAATATTAACGAATTCGCACAGACACGCAAATGGAACATAAAATATCTTTACGAATTTATTATCTTTACACGTTTAGTACATTATGATACCAAATTAATGAACAACGATAGCGTTGTCTACAAATTCGACAATACAGAATATTGATATTTAGTTACGTACAAGTTTCAATGACACTACTCGTTAAAATTATGAATCGAATTGAATTAGACATTGGAAAAACTTAATATGTAGCTAATGACTTTAAAGAAcagtgtacatttaaaacatgcaTAGCTCAATTCTCAGGATTGAAATGCAAACGCTACgattaaaattgatatattaCTTATTACGGCACACTATGGTAGACGTTTGCTTGTTTAGATTTTGAACTAATGACCATATTCGGTAACTTTATATATCCATTAGTACATAGATGGCCGAATCATTTCACAAATTGAACACTTCGACAACACATTGTTAAATATAATCCCAAAGTGGATTTTCACAATATGATCGTGGACTGGTTACACTGACGGTTGTTGCCATTAATTGAACTATAACGTGGATACTAATACTCAATTTCTAGATAAGCGatcgtttattttaaaaaaggcagtgcaaatcataaattaatattacgTCGATTACCCAAGTAGCCAAAAGCCTCGGAACAGATTGTCTTCAGTCCACTTGACCAAAAAAAACTCAGTCATATAAAATGGTCAAAGTGGCAAGTAACACACATGGTTTTGAGTAATATGATATTGGATCTGTGAATGGTAAGATTCATACACATATTCTCCGTACCATTTTTGTTTATCCAAACGCATTAACTTTCAAAATTGTAATGCAAAGAcaactttttaaagaaaaaaataagtaaacacaTTTAACTTAATACACAGGAATTCTGAAACTCACGAAACAGCAGAATTAACATTCTTATTAACACCCACTGGtgggggacttatggtttgcgctccgtctgtcagtctgtccgtcacacttttctggatcctgcgataactttaaaagttcttcatatttttttatgtaacttaaaacatggatagatcgcaatatggagattttgcacatcatttcattttgttcatacgtcaataattctggttgctatggcaacaaataaactagaaatattgctgaaaatggtggttttctggatcctgcgataactttacaagttcttcattttctcatgaaacttgtaatatggatagatggcaatatggagtttatgcacgtcatttcattttgttcctacgtcaagaattctggttgctatgacaacaaatataaaaataaaacattttactgacaatggtgttgtttcaccggtaggggacaatattgcttgttATCTTAGACAGGTGTTCAATATTCCATATATGATTAAACCCCAGCTCATATCAGTATTGAGCATTTATTGACGATTTTCTCTTGGTGGAGGTACGAACGAATGCAAAGGTATATAGTGTCTTTATGGGAAGGTTATCAGCGAGCGATGAAAAGGTCAACAGCGGTAACCTTTTGTGAGCTCAGTGCATTTGAAACGTTAAATCAATGTCTATAAGTAAAGTGTTAAGAAGTATAACTGATCGTCGTTCTGACCGTCTTGagtaatttcatgaaatattatgTACTCTTAAGGATAAGTAAATTATACTCAAATTACAGCACTGAATGTGCTAATGCAATACCACGTTAAttattatggcaagcggttcgacgcataatcccaagaaactaggtttctgaTGAGAACattggttcccaaatgaaatgtTGGGTTCTCATAAAAACCTAGGTTATCAGAGAGAACGACTAGAAAGGCTGTCgtgaacctaggttcttgtgaaaaccttggatatcaaacgagaacatagttctcagaatgagaacctaggttccatgaaaaacctggtttcttgggatttcataaacttagtttctcatgagaacttaggttctcatgaaaaacatagtttctcatgaaaacctagattctcatgagcacttaggttctcatgagaacctaggttctcatgagaacctaggttctcataagaaacctagtttcttgggattatgcgtcgaaccgcttgccataattaacctccagttctCTCCCATTGATTTTTGACGCTTGTggcatatgtgtagaatgataagaaatagacgtgaaacagtgaatgttactccccaagaacatttttttaacaatgttcgGACAATGCTTAGTAATATTCAACGAAACTTGTaggaaacttcttgaggaatgaaattagtaaagtaatcggtcgacattggtctgaacacgttaatacaaaattaaactgtttatgaaatacatctttaattgtaaatattattttgagactaaacattgaaacaaattcagatcaatcgttacataattcattgttacagcattaaatgagtttcagatattcagttcccttgttccggactcaaacgactgtacggcaCAGTTTTCTATtgtaagtatgtctgtgatatagtaagctATCATAATGGTATAAATATTAgtttaatctctattgataatgtgtaataatgtattattcaatcgtaagatatcggcccacactgcaagaaaaactaatgcaaacatatttcaataacttgagatatctgcaaaaataaagttcttcaCGGCGTGTTTTCATTATGTCCAGTCcctgtgtaatcatatgtgaaccccattgatcctgcgccctgaataatacgTGTCTCGTATttcaaacgagcaagtttacgccgtccgacgcgtaattctggaaaccgaggttctcatgagaacctatggttctCAAACGAAAACCACGGATTAAGCATTAAAGACGCGTAATTCTGtaaacataggttctcatgagaactatggtttccaaatgaaaaccacggatatggcaagcagttcgacgcataatcccaagaaactaggtttttcatgagaacttaagttctcgttctgagaatctaggttcttaccagaaccttggttttcaaatcagaacgtaggttctcatgaaaacctaggttctcatttgaaaacttgggttctggaagccatgtgcaatcttcaagcgagaacctggGTTCTCATTCTAAGAACCTAGATTTTTATGAGAAACATAGTttattgggattatgcgtcgaaccgcttgccatacattATCGTTCAAGAATCAGGAAACGGACatgagagcatttcaataaacctgaggttttcgatgcaatcgagctaaaataaataatagatcttttgtttttaatattgcaaattaAATATAAGAGACAAAAATGATCCACATTGACTTAAAACCAATTCAAGCAAAACAATTGAGTTATACATAGGTGTGACACaaatttgtgtatttattattttatacaacGATTTCTGTACGGTATCGACAAACgagctttttcaaaaatcttttgttacccaaataaatttataaatcatttaagGTATGTATTGTTGTTAAGTACTTGTATTTTATGGACGACATTTGATTATCACAACGTCTTGCGATTGGTCACATAATATGTCGTCGATGCATACGCTTATTTTACAGGGATCTCATGAAAAGTATTTAGCTATGAGTGTTATACATTAAAGCATAGAAAAACATGTAGCCATTAACGTATCGCCCTACGGAAACCTCAACTGACATGAATGTGAACATGAATTGGCGTGTTACCACAAAGACGTGACGTGTTTGTCTATGCGGCAATAGACAATTTATATACACGATCCCGTCTATGCCATCGAACACTCGCTCCGCATAAACGATACTAAATAAATGCATTCCAGCGAGTATGTTTATATTCCGATACAGTTctcaataaaataatacatggatttatataattatacatgcatttttaatttcttcatgaacatatttaaaaaagggtaattatttttcagcacattttatttatacGTCAAATATACGTATGCGGGACTTGCAATAAAATGGGTTTTAATTAAAACAGCAAAGTGTGGAAAATCCATTGAGATTATATTCAAAGTCGCGCAAATTAATACAAGTTTAATAATGCTTTCGATGACACTTTGCATGTTGCGGTTCGCCTGAATATCAAAGATCGGACGTTAGGTCGATACAATGACGAAACAAATGCCAAGACCGTCCGGTACTTAATTGAAAACGGTGTGACTATTGCCAGCCGGACGAATTAACATCAATTAGTTTTGACCAAATGCGTATGCTTTTAACAAACTTAGAAGAGAAGAACTATTATATGTTTCACACCATATATCAAACACCTGACCCATACAGTTTCAGAGAAGAAATTTGAAGTGTGTTGAAATGTGTTATACAagtcttaaaaaataatttgagcCATGAGCATGGCGATTTCGGACGCCaggtgcatgatttgaacaaacaaagcGAACGTTACTTGCCAATTAACAAACATCTGTCCATTTCAGTGTCAGATAAGATTACCAAAATATatttcagaacagaacataaattaaatatataacgaCTTGTACATGGTACATCGTAGGTCTTAATCAGGGTATAATAAACCTATCAAAATACGACGTGAATAAGAATTAATCATACAGTAATAATTGCACATACTACATTGCATAAGAAATGAAAAAGGTTACAACAATACTCgcattttaataaattatgtagAAAAACATATCGCACACGTTTGAGTAGATGAATTATGGAAACACATGTAACACTCAAACATGTTAGTTTTAGATCTGTGTAAACATGTTATAATACATTAAATGGAGGACATTGATCGTCTTACAAAAACCATATAAATCGTTATGCAAAAATAATACAAAGCAAACCTCATATATTTAATGTGGAAACATAATCACAATTTCttattgaacatatatttaacatatatgtattttgagGAATTGGTACACTGATTGATGCTTAAACGTATGTATTATT
This sequence is a window from Dreissena polymorpha isolate Duluth1 chromosome 16, UMN_Dpol_1.0, whole genome shotgun sequence. Protein-coding genes within it:
- the LOC127861556 gene encoding uncharacterized protein LOC127861556, whose protein sequence is MTDAHHMTQCVPSQERDYQPLAARGQLGSEYDRLADRDVLPRQYDDVEITETSFQSDVPQYRATLAARTMGRDYQPLAARGQLGSEYDRIADRDVLPKEYDDVEITEMSIQSDVPQYRAPLAARTMVTKTKN